Proteins encoded together in one Calonectris borealis chromosome W, bCalBor7.hap1.2, whole genome shotgun sequence window:
- the LOC142075057 gene encoding uncharacterized protein LOC142075057 isoform X3 produces MMNSGGIGVPLGFPLGPTSVIQVTNLSSAVTSEQMRTLFGFLGDIEELRLYPPDNAPLAFSSKVCYIKFREASSVGVAQHLTNTVFIDRALIVVPCAEGKIPDEAKALSLLAPAPTMTSLMPGAGLLPIPTPTPLTTLGVSLGTLGAIPAAALDPNIAALGEIPQPPIMGNVDPSKIDEIRRTVYVGNLNSQTTTADQLLEFFKQVGEVKFVRMAGDETQPTRFAFVEFADQNSVPRALAFNGVMFGDRPLKINHSNNAIVKPPEMTPQAAAKELEEVMKRVREAQSFISAAIEPESGKSSERKGGRSRSHSRSESRSSSKSRSRRKRSHSKHRSRSGNRSLSRHKDRRRSRSPLKKRSRSRERRKSRSRSHSRDKKRDKEKVKEKEKAKEKEKERDRDKEKERDRDRDKERERERDKERNRDKDKKDRERGRERNKDREIVRDKDRDRDRDKDKDKDRDKDREKDKDKEKEKDREEVDQNKEKDDVEKEGEKDREKIKDKEGDKDKGGDKEKDRDKEKEKDEDKEKKEREREKERDDKKKKEKRSRTPPRSYSSSRRSRSSSSS; encoded by the exons ATGATGAACAGCGGAGGGATCGGGGTGCCGCTTGGCTTCCCCTTGGGCCCCACGTCTGTCATCCAGGTCACGAACCTGTCCTCGGCAGTGACCAGTGAGCAGATGCGGACTCTCTTCGGCTTCCTGGGAGATATCGAGGAGTTACGCCTCTATCCCCCGGA CAACGCACCTCTTGCTTTTTCCTCCAAAGTATGTTATATTAAGTTTCGTGAAGCATCAAGTGTTGGTGTGGCCCAGCATCTAACTAACACGGTTTTTATTGACAGAGCTTTGATAGTTGTGCCCTGCGCAGAAG GTAAAATCCCAGATGAAGCCAAAGCCCTTTCTCTATTGGCGCCTGCTCCTACTATGACAAGCCTGATGCCTGGTGCAGGGTTGCTTCCTATACCTACACCAACCCCTTTGACTACA ctTGGTGTTTCACTTGGCACTTTGGGGGCTATACCAGCAGCAGCATTAGACCCTAACATTGCAGCACTGGGAGAAATACCACAGCCACCAATTATGGGGAATGTGGACCCATCCAAAATTGATGAAATCAGAAGAACAGTCTACGTTGGAAACTTGAATTCacag ACTACAACAGCAGATCAGCTGCTTGAATTCTTTAAGCAAGTTGGAGAAGTCAAATTTGTGCGAATGGCAGGTGATGAGACACAACCAACACGATTTGCTTTTGTGGAATTTGCAGACCAAAATTCTGTACCTCGAGCTCTTGCCTTTAATGGAGTTATGTTTGGAGACAGGCCACTGAA AATAAATCACTCCAATAATGCAATAGTGAAGCCTCCTGAAATGACACCACAAGCTGCTGCCAAAGAACTGGAAGAAGTGATGAAGAGAGTAAGGGAAGCCCAGTCTTTCATATCTGCTGCTATTGAGCCAG agTCTGGAAAGAGCAGTGAAAGAAAAGGCGGTCGATCTCGTTCCCATTCTCGTTCAGAATCCAGGTCTAGCTCAAAATCCCGATCTAGAAGGAAAAGATCACACTCAAAACACAG AAGTAGATCTGGCAACAGATCGCTCTCAAGACACAAGGACAGACGCAGATCCAGAAGTCCCCTGAAAAAACGGTCTAGATCTAGGGAAAGGCGGAAATCAAGAAGTCGTTCTCATTCTCG GGAcaagaaaagagacaaagaaaaggtcaaggaaaaagaaaaggccaaagaaaaggagaaagagagagaccgagacaaagagaaggagagagaccgggacagagacaaagaaagggaaagagagcgagataaagagagaaacagggataAGGACAAGAAGGAccgggagagggggagagagcgAAACAAAGATCGAGAGATAGTCAGAGACAAGGATAGGGATAGAGACAGGGACAAGGATAAGGACAAAgacagggacaaggacagggaaaaggacaaagataaggagaaggaaaaagacagggAAGAGGTAGACcagaacaaggaaaaagatgatgttgagaaagagggggagaaggacagagagaagATTAAGGACAAGGAGGGAGATAAGGACAAAGGAGGGGACAAAGAGAAGgacagagacaaagaaaaggaaaaagatgaggaTAAGGAGAAGAAGGAgcgagaaagagaaaaagagagagatgataaaaagaagaaagagaaaagatccAGAACACCCCCAAGAAGCTATAGCTCTTCAAGAAGATCTCGTAGCTCCAGCAG